One part of the Prochlorococcus marinus str. MIT 9313 genome encodes these proteins:
- a CDS encoding DUF3611 family protein — translation MADPLDLQMVSLGLRRMGWIRFWIQTILGVVVVGVLLFNNIGSSLARNSERALGLGPGLSLTSLAFLFLLYSLWQGWLIVRLGRALNSNVRPSRGETSRLLKRGVIVDLLGLVFSSIGYQSLAGSLFVQASMQAPGISIGAGRSALDNYPITSLEMLSVLSNTQVLFAHLVGLIFSLWLLQRIYRTG, via the coding sequence ATGGCTGACCCTCTCGATCTTCAAATGGTTTCGCTCGGGTTGCGCCGCATGGGATGGATTCGTTTTTGGATACAGACAATCCTTGGGGTTGTTGTCGTTGGCGTGCTGTTGTTCAACAACATCGGCAGCAGCTTGGCCCGCAACTCTGAGCGAGCACTAGGGCTTGGTCCTGGCTTGTCACTGACAAGCTTGGCGTTCTTGTTTTTGCTCTACAGCCTTTGGCAGGGTTGGCTGATCGTTCGCCTCGGTAGGGCTCTCAACAGTAATGTTCGCCCCAGTCGTGGTGAGACCAGTCGTCTGCTTAAACGGGGCGTGATTGTTGATCTGCTCGGGTTGGTGTTCTCCTCCATTGGCTATCAATCGTTGGCTGGAAGTTTGTTTGTACAGGCGTCGATGCAAGCGCCGGGGATCTCGATTGGTGCAGGGCGTTCTGCATTAGATAATTACCCGATCACCTCCTTGGAGATGCTTTCGGTTCTGAGCAACACCCAGGTGTTATTTGCGCATTTGGTTGGTCTGATCTTTTCGCTTTGGTTATTGCAGAGGATTTATCGCACTGGTTGA
- a CDS encoding TIGR03792 family protein, protein MNCRSLSRLISFVLSFLVMLSGHPDVAIAARHDPDGGDDVAVVEHLRIKVPAHAREAWLKAEQGSWEPWLAKQSGYLGRDIFWDAEQEEGILLIRWASREQWKSIPQAEVDVVQARFEQLAREATGQASSHPFLLQFEGELVPQ, encoded by the coding sequence ATGAATTGCAGAAGCTTGTCTAGGTTGATTTCCTTTGTTCTTAGCTTTCTAGTGATGTTGTCCGGTCATCCTGATGTCGCGATTGCCGCTCGTCATGATCCTGATGGCGGCGATGACGTTGCTGTCGTCGAGCATCTGCGCATCAAGGTGCCGGCCCATGCACGGGAGGCTTGGCTCAAAGCTGAGCAGGGCAGTTGGGAACCCTGGCTCGCGAAGCAGAGTGGCTATCTGGGGCGGGATATTTTTTGGGACGCTGAACAGGAGGAGGGCATCTTGCTGATTCGTTGGGCCAGCAGAGAACAGTGGAAATCGATTCCACAGGCTGAGGTGGATGTGGTGCAGGCACGCTTTGAACAGCTGGCCCGTGAGGCCACAGGTCAGGCCAGTAGTCATCCTTTCTTGCTGCAATTTGAAGGCGAATTGGTGCCTCAGTGA
- a CDS encoding DUF1517 domain-containing protein, which produces MASLPNLPSKRTLSRWLTALLLPLLVAGLILVQPEPSHAARGGRIGGGSFRAPSMPRSSGGMRGGYGGGYGGYGGGYRGGGIGFPFLIPIFGFGGGGLFGFLILMSIVGVLVNAVRGGGRGNAALNGSGELAQRPTAAGPVTMLQLQVGLLASAKALQEDLRELAASAQTGSSSGLQRVLQETTLALLRQPELWVYANVETGSVPFASAESTFNRLSMTERSKLRAEVTSNVAGERRTDELSEKSAGEADAANEYIVVTILVASSSRIKLSESISSEQLRESLRILGSTSSTDLMALEVIWQPEGRGDVLSAEEVVTSYPNLQHL; this is translated from the coding sequence TTGGCCAGCTTGCCAAACCTTCCCTCCAAACGCACGCTCAGCCGCTGGCTGACGGCTCTATTGCTGCCGCTCCTGGTAGCAGGCTTGATTCTGGTTCAACCCGAGCCAAGCCATGCCGCTCGTGGTGGACGCATCGGAGGGGGAAGCTTCCGTGCACCCTCAATGCCACGCAGCAGCGGTGGTATGCGCGGCGGCTATGGAGGAGGTTATGGAGGATACGGCGGGGGCTACCGCGGAGGTGGTATCGGTTTTCCCTTCCTCATTCCCATATTTGGTTTCGGTGGCGGCGGCCTTTTTGGCTTCCTAATTCTGATGTCGATTGTGGGCGTTCTGGTCAATGCCGTACGGGGTGGTGGCAGGGGAAATGCCGCCCTTAATGGTTCAGGCGAACTCGCTCAACGGCCCACTGCGGCTGGCCCCGTCACCATGCTGCAATTGCAAGTAGGGCTTCTGGCCAGCGCCAAGGCTCTGCAGGAAGATCTGCGCGAGCTTGCGGCCTCAGCGCAAACAGGCAGCTCAAGCGGGCTGCAACGGGTTCTGCAGGAAACCACCCTTGCCCTTCTGCGTCAGCCAGAGCTCTGGGTTTACGCCAATGTAGAAACCGGCAGCGTGCCGTTTGCTTCCGCAGAATCCACATTTAACCGTCTTTCGATGACCGAACGCAGCAAATTGCGAGCGGAGGTGACATCCAACGTTGCCGGCGAACGACGAACTGATGAGCTTTCAGAAAAGAGCGCCGGCGAGGCCGATGCAGCAAATGAATACATCGTCGTCACGATTTTGGTTGCATCCAGCAGCCGCATCAAGCTGAGTGAATCAATCAGCAGCGAGCAGCTACGAGAAAGCCTTCGCATCCTTGGATCCACCTCTTCAACTGATTTGATGGCCCTGGAGGTGATCTGGCAGCCCGAAGGTCGAGGTGATGTTCTGAGCGCAGAAGAGGTTGTGACGTCCTACCCCAACCTGCAGCACCTCTGA
- the surE gene encoding 5'/3'-nucleotidase SurE, translated as MTPLQILISNDDGVLAEGVRCLAAAAASRGHRVTVVCPDHERSATGHGLTIHTPIRAERVDELYGPGVKAWSCSGTPADCVKLALSELLAEKPDLVLSGVNHGPNLGTDVFCSGTVAAAMEGTLEGLPALAVSVACFQWRDFQAAAQLAMDVAENALADHWPNNLLLNLNIPPCHLEQMGSLRWTRLSIRHYEEQFSRRVDPHSRTYFWLAGEVVKDLETAGDGPRDWPSDVAQIETNSPSLTPIQPDLFWRGDLSALPAACVANQPVR; from the coding sequence ATGACTCCGTTGCAAATTCTGATTAGCAATGATGACGGAGTTTTAGCTGAAGGCGTCCGCTGCCTAGCCGCTGCCGCCGCCAGCCGCGGCCATAGGGTCACAGTGGTCTGTCCCGACCATGAGCGCTCTGCTACCGGCCATGGCCTCACCATCCATACCCCCATCCGAGCCGAACGCGTCGATGAGCTCTATGGGCCAGGTGTGAAGGCTTGGTCCTGCAGTGGCACGCCGGCAGATTGCGTAAAACTGGCCCTCTCGGAACTCTTGGCAGAGAAGCCCGATCTAGTGCTCTCTGGGGTCAATCATGGCCCCAACTTAGGAACTGATGTGTTCTGTTCAGGCACGGTGGCCGCAGCCATGGAAGGCACCCTTGAGGGATTGCCGGCGCTTGCGGTCAGCGTCGCCTGCTTCCAATGGAGGGATTTCCAGGCTGCTGCCCAATTAGCGATGGATGTTGCAGAGAATGCATTGGCAGACCACTGGCCCAACAACCTGCTCCTTAACCTCAACATTCCCCCCTGCCATCTAGAGCAGATGGGATCACTGCGCTGGACTCGCCTTTCAATACGCCACTACGAGGAACAGTTCAGTCGACGTGTCGATCCGCACAGCCGCACCTACTTCTGGTTAGCAGGAGAAGTGGTGAAAGATCTTGAGACCGCCGGTGATGGTCCACGCGACTGGCCCAGCGACGTGGCCCAAATCGAAACAAATTCCCCCTCCTTGACACCCATCCAACCCGATCTGTTTTGGCGTGGTGATCTTTCTGCTCTACCAGCAGCATGCGTAGCCAATCAACCAGTGCGATAA
- the thiS gene encoding sulfur carrier protein ThiS, producing MKLMVNGEIRDIEPEPMPTSLAAVIEQLGYHPRLVVVEFNGTILTPNHWQEQLVQEMDQLEIVTIVGGGS from the coding sequence ATGAAACTGATGGTGAATGGTGAAATCAGGGACATCGAACCAGAACCGATGCCAACCTCGCTGGCGGCCGTGATCGAACAGCTGGGCTACCACCCTCGCCTTGTCGTTGTGGAGTTCAACGGCACAATCCTGACACCAAATCACTGGCAGGAGCAGCTGGTGCAGGAGATGGACCAACTTGAAATCGTCACTATCGTCGGCGGAGGTTCCTAG
- the era gene encoding GTPase Era — MFKAWRWGAHGCYACFQSGYGATLSQVMSPDAMESLPEGYRSGFVALIGRPNVGKSTLVNQLVGEKVAITSPVAQTTRNRLRAIVTTSEAQMVLVDTPGIHKPHHLLGERLVQSARAAIGEVDLVLLLLEGCESPGCGDAFIVELLRQQDLPVLVALNKWDRVAEQQQDPAEEAYRQLLADSAWPLIRCSAISGEGCNGLVEALVGHLPLGPQLYPAEMVCDQPERVLLAELIREQVLMHTREEVPHSVAVSIDRVEEMPVANGRPGRQGRTAVLATVLVERKSQKGILIGKGGSMLKTIGQGARLQMQTLIDGPVYLELFVKVVPDWRSKPARLAELGYEGK, encoded by the coding sequence TTGTTCAAAGCTTGGCGCTGGGGTGCTCATGGATGTTATGCATGCTTTCAGTCAGGCTATGGGGCCACATTGAGCCAGGTCATGTCACCTGACGCCATGGAGTCTCTCCCTGAGGGATATCGTTCCGGTTTTGTTGCATTAATTGGCAGGCCCAATGTGGGCAAATCCACCTTGGTGAATCAGTTGGTGGGAGAGAAGGTGGCGATTACTTCTCCTGTGGCGCAGACCACGCGCAATCGGCTGCGAGCCATCGTCACCACCTCCGAGGCTCAGATGGTGCTAGTGGACACCCCTGGAATTCACAAACCTCACCATTTGCTTGGTGAACGGCTGGTGCAAAGCGCCCGTGCAGCCATTGGTGAGGTTGACCTGGTGTTGCTTCTGCTTGAGGGCTGTGAATCGCCCGGTTGTGGCGATGCTTTTATCGTGGAGCTGCTACGCCAGCAGGATCTGCCGGTGTTAGTTGCTCTTAATAAGTGGGATCGTGTTGCCGAGCAGCAACAAGACCCGGCGGAGGAGGCTTATCGGCAGCTGTTGGCAGACTCTGCTTGGCCGCTCATACGTTGCAGTGCGATTAGTGGTGAGGGATGCAATGGTCTTGTAGAAGCTTTAGTGGGGCACCTGCCACTAGGCCCCCAGCTCTATCCAGCGGAGATGGTGTGTGATCAGCCGGAGCGGGTGCTGCTGGCTGAACTGATTCGCGAGCAGGTGCTGATGCATACCCGTGAGGAGGTGCCCCATAGCGTGGCGGTGAGCATTGATCGGGTTGAAGAGATGCCTGTTGCCAATGGACGGCCTGGTCGACAGGGGAGGACGGCTGTGTTGGCTACCGTGCTGGTGGAACGCAAGAGCCAGAAGGGGATCCTGATCGGCAAGGGAGGCTCGATGTTGAAGACCATTGGTCAGGGAGCGCGCTTGCAGATGCAGACCTTGATCGATGGCCCTGTCTACCTAGAACTGTTTGTGAAGGTGGTGCCTGATTGGCGCTCTAAGCCAGCGCGATTGGCGGAGCTTGGTTATGAGGGCAAGTGA
- a CDS encoding thiamine phosphate synthase produces MKSMPFAPIADLRVAQLIDANLDRAREGLRVVEDWCRFGLDREELVMTLKDWRQRLGRHHHDSYKQARSTATDQGIGLSHPAQQERHEPWHVVAANCARVQEALRVLEEFARQPDPQLAASAAAIRYGLYDLEVTVLQANAGKKRRQQLQDCHLCLITTSQSDLNSNDLLRTVNAALVAGIDMVQYRNKEASDLQRLTQAKELASLCRKHGALFIVNDRIDLALAVDADGVHLGQDDLPTDVARRLIGSERLLGRSTQFLAQLQKAEAEGCDYLGVGPVNSTATKPERQPIGLAYVKEASKATQLPWFAIGGINISNLEALRQAGAKRIAVIGAIMNSKDPAATSLQLLEALR; encoded by the coding sequence ATGAAATCGATGCCTTTCGCCCCGATCGCAGATCTACGTGTGGCTCAGCTGATCGATGCCAACCTCGATCGAGCTCGGGAAGGATTGCGAGTCGTCGAAGACTGGTGCCGCTTCGGCCTAGATCGTGAAGAGCTTGTGATGACTCTCAAAGACTGGCGTCAGCGACTGGGTCGCCATCATCACGACAGTTACAAACAGGCACGCTCCACTGCTACAGATCAAGGGATCGGCCTCAGTCATCCTGCTCAACAAGAGCGACACGAGCCATGGCATGTTGTGGCAGCCAACTGCGCACGCGTTCAAGAAGCTCTACGCGTGCTTGAAGAGTTCGCCCGTCAGCCAGATCCTCAGCTGGCAGCCAGCGCTGCTGCAATCCGCTATGGCCTCTACGACCTAGAGGTGACCGTGCTGCAGGCCAACGCAGGCAAAAAGAGACGCCAACAATTACAGGACTGCCATCTTTGCCTGATTACGACATCACAATCCGATCTAAATAGCAACGATCTGCTCAGGACAGTGAACGCAGCATTAGTCGCTGGCATCGACATGGTGCAATACCGCAATAAAGAAGCTAGCGACTTGCAACGACTGACTCAGGCAAAAGAACTGGCCAGCCTATGCAGAAAGCATGGGGCGCTATTCATCGTTAATGACCGAATCGACTTAGCCCTTGCGGTGGACGCCGATGGCGTTCATCTCGGCCAGGACGACCTCCCCACAGACGTAGCAAGGCGACTGATCGGCAGCGAACGACTACTGGGTCGAAGCACCCAATTCCTTGCCCAGCTTCAAAAAGCTGAAGCAGAAGGTTGCGACTATCTAGGAGTGGGACCTGTCAACAGCACAGCCACAAAACCGGAACGACAACCAATTGGGCTTGCCTATGTGAAGGAGGCATCTAAAGCCACCCAGCTACCTTGGTTTGCCATTGGTGGCATCAACATCTCAAACCTAGAAGCATTACGTCAAGCCGGAGCAAAGCGAATCGCTGTGATCGGAGCGATCATGAATTCCAAAGATCCTGCCGCTACCAGCCTTCAACTACTGGAGGCTCTGAGATGA
- a CDS encoding bifunctional riboflavin kinase/FAD synthetase, whose product MCTATLIPLCPPQQARTPTALALGSFDGLHAGHRRVIEAVVNNAPGVPTVVSFWPHPREVLYGEPRLRLDLPSEKACLLAPLGVEQLVLVPFDRALASLSAETFVKQMLIHTLKAERIAVGANFRFGRNREGDTTTLQQLAAAAGVEVMVLPILEDTEGRMSSSRIRSALSEGDLQAATTLMGRPYRFRGRVVSGRGLGRKLGWPTANLQVDGRKFLPGLGVYAAWASVKDESKPLAAVMNLGPQPTVDPTSPSAVEVHLLDQQMDLEGCEILVEPIQRLRGQQRFANLEELSTQIGRDADLARSKLKAR is encoded by the coding sequence ATGTGCACGGCCACCTTGATTCCTCTCTGCCCCCCTCAGCAGGCAAGAACCCCGACAGCGCTTGCCCTCGGTAGTTTCGATGGCCTTCATGCTGGCCATCGCCGCGTTATTGAGGCTGTTGTAAACAATGCGCCTGGCGTGCCAACGGTGGTGAGTTTCTGGCCCCATCCTCGCGAAGTGCTCTATGGCGAACCACGATTACGACTGGACCTGCCTAGCGAAAAAGCCTGCCTCCTCGCTCCGCTTGGTGTCGAACAACTTGTGCTGGTGCCCTTCGATCGTGCTCTGGCATCCCTCAGTGCCGAAACCTTTGTAAAGCAAATGCTGATCCACACCCTCAAAGCAGAGCGCATTGCCGTTGGGGCCAACTTCCGCTTTGGACGTAATCGTGAGGGCGACACAACCACCTTGCAACAACTCGCCGCAGCCGCCGGAGTGGAAGTGATGGTGTTGCCAATCCTGGAAGACACAGAGGGGCGAATGAGCAGCAGCCGCATTCGCTCCGCTCTCAGCGAAGGCGATCTACAGGCAGCAACGACCCTGATGGGCCGGCCCTATCGCTTCCGCGGCCGTGTCGTCAGCGGCCGCGGCCTTGGGCGAAAACTGGGCTGGCCTACAGCCAACTTGCAAGTTGATGGGCGCAAATTCCTGCCAGGCCTTGGGGTCTATGCGGCCTGGGCATCAGTCAAAGATGAAAGCAAACCCCTTGCTGCCGTGATGAATTTGGGCCCCCAACCCACAGTGGATCCAACATCGCCCTCCGCCGTAGAGGTCCATTTGCTGGATCAGCAAATGGACCTGGAAGGATGCGAGATCTTGGTTGAACCGATCCAGAGACTTCGAGGCCAGCAACGCTTCGCAAACCTTGAAGAACTCAGCACCCAGATTGGCCGCGATGCAGACCTAGCACGCAGCAAATTGAAGGCCCGATAA
- the trmD gene encoding tRNA (guanosine(37)-N1)-methyltransferase TrmD, with protein MAPFRLDVVTLVPQAFTPLGELGVIGRAFASGIAVLHTHNPRDYTTDRYHKVDDQPYGGGAGMVLKPEPVFAAVEAIPVQARRRVLLLTPQGKPLCQKDLHRWVEDHDQLVLICGHYEGFDERIRGLADEEVSVGDFVLTGGELPAMTVINGVVRLLPGTVGTAESLQDESHSDVLLEHPHYTRPANFRGMVVPDVLRSGDHGAIALWRQQQRQLRTQMRRPDLYVRWSDQQQSSTLTMESHGSTSMQFRIGNGYDIHRLVPGRPLILGGVTLDHPDGLGLDGHSDADVLVHALMDALLGALALGDIGKYFPPDDPRWKGADSLMLLEQVVALVRDRGWQILNVDAVVVAERPKLKPHINAMRSNLAQRLGVELDAVGVKATTNEGLGPEGREEGMSSQAVALLQQIGLT; from the coding sequence ATGGCTCCTTTTCGCCTCGATGTAGTGACTTTGGTGCCACAGGCATTTACGCCTCTTGGTGAACTCGGGGTAATTGGTCGTGCTTTTGCCTCTGGCATCGCTGTCTTGCACACCCATAATCCTCGCGATTACACCACGGATCGCTACCACAAGGTTGATGATCAGCCCTATGGCGGTGGTGCTGGCATGGTGCTTAAGCCAGAACCAGTCTTTGCTGCTGTTGAGGCGATTCCTGTTCAGGCGCGACGGCGGGTGCTGCTTCTGACTCCTCAGGGAAAACCTCTATGCCAGAAGGATTTGCATCGTTGGGTAGAGGACCACGATCAGCTTGTGCTGATCTGCGGTCATTACGAAGGTTTTGATGAGCGGATTAGAGGTTTGGCAGATGAGGAGGTGTCTGTAGGGGATTTTGTGCTCACCGGTGGTGAGCTGCCAGCCATGACGGTGATCAATGGGGTGGTGAGGTTGTTACCGGGAACTGTTGGAACGGCAGAGTCGTTGCAGGATGAGAGTCATAGCGATGTTCTCCTCGAGCATCCTCACTACACAAGGCCAGCGAATTTTCGCGGCATGGTTGTTCCAGATGTGTTGCGCAGTGGTGATCATGGTGCGATTGCTCTGTGGCGACAGCAACAGCGGCAGCTGCGTACGCAGATGCGTCGTCCGGATCTCTATGTTCGCTGGTCTGATCAGCAACAATCGTCAACACTGACAATGGAGTCCCATGGTTCTACCTCCATGCAGTTTCGTATCGGCAACGGGTATGACATTCATCGCTTAGTGCCCGGCCGCCCCTTGATTCTTGGTGGCGTGACACTTGATCATCCCGATGGGTTGGGGCTCGATGGTCACAGCGATGCTGATGTTCTTGTTCATGCGCTGATGGATGCCTTGCTTGGGGCTCTTGCTTTAGGCGATATCGGTAAATATTTTCCGCCGGATGATCCCCGCTGGAAAGGGGCCGATAGCTTGATGCTGCTTGAGCAGGTTGTGGCTCTGGTACGAGATCGCGGCTGGCAGATTTTGAATGTGGATGCTGTGGTGGTGGCTGAGCGTCCCAAGCTCAAGCCTCACATCAATGCGATGCGCAGCAACCTGGCACAACGGTTGGGGGTGGAATTGGATGCCGTGGGTGTGAAGGCCACCACCAATGAAGGGCTTGGACCGGAAGGTCGAGAGGAGGGGATGAGTAGTCAGGCAGTCGCACTGTTGCAGCAGATAGGCCTGACATGA
- the larB gene encoding nickel pincer cofactor biosynthesis protein LarB: protein MTEPQVRLDLQRRQRLGMVEAIFGEHKTSEQIAACLSRLEAAGELALVTRVDQAKAAAVADLLSNVQFHAQARCLTLGDPAILLPALGEVVVLSGGSSDLPIAAEAALALRWHGIQSELLLDVGVAGLQRLLDQLVRLQRAKVLIACAGMEGSLPTVLTGLVPQPVIGVPVSVGYGVSAGGRTALEGMLASCAPGLVVVNIDNGYGAAMAALRILKAAITGEVAVNQ, encoded by the coding sequence GTGACTGAGCCGCAGGTACGGCTGGATCTACAGCGGCGGCAGCGGCTTGGCATGGTGGAGGCGATCTTTGGTGAACACAAGACCAGTGAACAGATCGCAGCATGTCTGAGTCGTCTTGAGGCTGCGGGTGAACTGGCCTTGGTTACGCGGGTTGATCAAGCCAAGGCGGCGGCCGTGGCAGATCTGCTTAGCAATGTGCAGTTTCATGCTCAGGCTCGTTGCCTCACACTCGGAGATCCGGCGATCTTGCTGCCTGCACTTGGTGAGGTCGTGGTGCTTAGTGGTGGTAGCAGTGATTTGCCTATAGCGGCGGAAGCTGCTTTGGCGTTGCGTTGGCATGGCATCCAGAGTGAACTCTTGCTGGATGTGGGTGTTGCTGGTTTGCAAAGGCTTCTCGATCAGTTGGTACGGCTGCAACGAGCCAAGGTACTGATTGCCTGCGCAGGCATGGAGGGTTCCCTGCCGACTGTGTTGACAGGGCTTGTGCCACAGCCTGTGATTGGTGTTCCCGTGTCAGTGGGTTATGGGGTCAGTGCAGGAGGCCGTACAGCCCTTGAGGGAATGCTCGCCAGTTGTGCACCTGGTCTGGTGGTGGTGAATATTGATAATGGCTATGGAGCTGCTATGGCGGCACTGCGCATCCTTAAAGCAGCCATCACAGGCGAAGTAGCTGTCAATCAATAA